One Methanocaldococcus villosus KIN24-T80 genomic window carries:
- the hisH gene encoding imidazole glycerol phosphate synthase subunit HisH: MIAIIDYNAGNLRSIQKAVEMFDKAIITNKKEDILSADKVILPGVGNFGSAVNHLEPLKDAIYKIIDDGIPFLGICLGMQILFERSEEKKDAKGFGIIKGDVVKFRNVKIPHMGWNTVKIVKDCILFENIKDNSYFYFVHSYYVKPYEDVVVGETEYGVVFPSVINKNNIFATQFHPEKSGKLGLKVIENFIELL; encoded by the coding sequence ATGATTGCAATTATTGATTACAATGCAGGAAATTTAAGAAGCATACAAAAAGCTGTTGAAATGTTTGATAAAGCTATAATTACAAATAAAAAAGAAGATATTTTATCAGCTGATAAAGTTATCTTACCAGGTGTGGGCAACTTTGGTAGTGCTGTTAATCATTTAGAACCATTAAAAGATGCAATATATAAAATTATTGATGATGGAATTCCATTTTTAGGCATATGTTTGGGTATGCAAATTCTGTTTGAAAGAAGCGAAGAAAAAAAAGATGCTAAAGGTTTTGGGATAATAAAGGGAGATGTAGTAAAATTTAGAAATGTTAAAATTCCACATATGGGGTGGAACACAGTTAAGATTGTTAAAGATTGCATATTATTTGAAAATATTAAGGATAATAGTTATTTCTACTTTGTTCATTCTTACTACGTCAAACCTTATGAAGATGTGGTAGTTGGAGAAACAGAATATGGAGTAGTTTTTCCAAGTGTTATTAACAAAAATAATATTTTTGCTACACAATTTCATCCTGAAAAAAGTGGAAAATTAGGATTAAAGGTTATTGAGAACTTTATTGAGCTTCTATAA
- a CDS encoding TATA-box-binding protein, protein MPDIKIVNVVVSTKIADSIDLEEAALVLENAEYEPEQFPGLVCRLSVPKVALLLFRSGKVNCTGAKSKKEAEIAINKIINELKDAGFDVYENPEVKIQNMVATADLGVEPNLDEIAMYVDDTEYEPEQFPGLVYRLDDPKVVVLIFGSGKVVITGLKKEEDAKRALDKILETIKEVQGYR, encoded by the coding sequence ATGCCTGATATAAAGATAGTCAATGTTGTGGTCTCAACAAAAATTGCTGATAGTATTGACTTAGAAGAAGCTGCTTTAGTTTTAGAAAATGCTGAATATGAACCAGAACAATTCCCAGGTCTTGTTTGTAGATTATCTGTTCCAAAAGTAGCACTTTTATTATTCAGAAGTGGAAAAGTTAATTGTACTGGAGCAAAAAGTAAGAAAGAAGCTGAAATTGCTATAAATAAAATTATCAATGAATTAAAAGATGCAGGGTTTGATGTTTATGAAAACCCTGAAGTTAAGATACAAAACATGGTAGCAACAGCTGATTTAGGAGTGGAACCTAATTTGGATGAAATAGCAATGTATGTTGATGATACTGAATATGAACCAGAACAATTCCCAGGTCTTGTTTATAGGTTAGATGATCCTAAAGTTGTAGTATTAATATTTGGTAGTGGAAAAGTAGTTATTACAGGTTTAAAAAAAGAGGAAGATGCTAAAAGAGCTTTAGATAAGATTTTAGAAACTATTAAAGAGGTTCAGGGATACAGATGA
- a CDS encoding class I SAM-dependent rRNA methyltransferase — protein sequence MEIDKRAYKSIKEKFSKIIYKKAIVNKKDLPNKEEIITLTYKNKFVAKALYNPKSAIIRILTTENEDIDYDFFYKRIKKAKIYREDILNYKNTYRWIYAEADIAGIIFDKYNDIGVMQLTSKLIEREYLKDIIDIFFNLSDLKTIYVKRGKKGERIKHKVFGNREKFETIIYEGEAKFIVNAKGHKTGFFLDQRENRLLLERFIKEGYRVLDICCYTGGFSVHAALKGAYVVGVDLSKKALEVAEENMEINNIPKDRYEFIEGNAFKVMEELIEDGEKFDVVILDPPAFAQKEEDVKRALKGYSALNYLGMKLAEKLFVTCSCSHHIDRELFKKTVFSSAYRAGKELFIIDYRGQAPDHPVTVGNKHLEYLKCLFAYINKIFN from the coding sequence ATGGAGATAGATAAAAGAGCTTATAAGTCAATAAAAGAGAAATTTTCAAAAATAATTTATAAAAAAGCTATTGTAAATAAGAAAGATCTTCCAAATAAGGAAGAAATAATAACTTTAACCTACAAAAATAAATTTGTTGCTAAAGCCCTATATAACCCAAAATCAGCTATAATTAGAATACTAACTACTGAGAATGAGGATATTGACTATGACTTTTTTTATAAGAGAATAAAAAAAGCAAAAATTTACAGAGAAGATATTTTAAATTATAAAAACACATACAGGTGGATTTATGCTGAAGCTGATATAGCAGGAATTATATTTGATAAATATAATGATATTGGTGTAATGCAACTTACATCTAAACTTATTGAGAGGGAATATTTAAAAGATATTATTGATATTTTCTTTAATCTCTCTGATTTAAAAACTATATATGTTAAAAGGGGAAAAAAAGGAGAAAGAATTAAACATAAAGTTTTTGGGAACAGAGAGAAGTTTGAGACTATAATATATGAAGGAGAGGCAAAATTTATTGTTAATGCCAAAGGTCATAAAACAGGATTTTTCTTAGATCAGAGGGAGAATAGGCTGTTGTTAGAGAGGTTTATTAAAGAAGGTTATAGGGTTTTAGACATATGCTGCTACACTGGAGGTTTCTCGGTTCATGCAGCTTTAAAAGGAGCTTATGTTGTGGGCGTAGATTTATCTAAAAAGGCCTTAGAGGTCGCTGAAGAGAATATGGAAATTAATAATATTCCAAAAGATAGATATGAGTTTATAGAAGGAAACGCATTTAAAGTTATGGAAGAGCTAATAGAAGATGGAGAAAAATTTGATGTTGTTATCCTTGATCCTCCTGCTTTTGCACAGAAAGAGGAAGATGTTAAAAGAGCATTAAAAGGCTATTCTGCATTAAACTATTTAGGGATGAAATTAGCTGAAAAACTGTTTGTAACATGTTCATGCTCACATCATATAGATAGAGAGCTATTTAAAAAAACAGTATTTTCTTCAGCATATAGAGCTGGAAAGGAGCTGTTTATTATTGATTATAGAGGGCAAGCTCCTGACCATCCTGTAACTGTTGGTAATAAACACTTGGAATATCTAAAATGTTTGTTTGCATATATTAATAAAATATTTAATTAA
- a CDS encoding HDIG domain-containing metalloprotein has translation MVERLIELANLIKDEELRKKVIDFIMNPKATHPEIKDTGVSLEESPASINWHHKYEGGLIEHTVSVTKLAIKIAEVLEEVYKVEINKDYVIAGALLHDIMKPYNYIKTDEGFDHYDLFNLDHLTLAVAELYKRNFPLKVIKIVASHHGEFSPTKPSSIEEYIVHYADELDAKINDAAIRVCSARSRDLGIDESEIYKVITPLKVYEIRSKEGREKCIKFIKELLSLDFNFDDE, from the coding sequence ATGGTAGAGAGATTAATTGAATTAGCCAATCTAATAAAAGATGAGGAGTTAAGAAAGAAGGTAATAGATTTTATAATGAATCCTAAAGCTACACATCCTGAAATTAAAGATACAGGAGTTAGTTTAGAAGAATCTCCAGCAAGTATAAATTGGCATCATAAGTATGAGGGAGGGCTGATTGAACATACAGTTTCTGTCACAAAGTTGGCAATAAAGATTGCAGAAGTTTTAGAAGAAGTATATAAAGTTGAAATTAATAAAGATTATGTTATTGCTGGGGCTTTATTACATGATATTATGAAACCATATAATTATATTAAAACTGATGAAGGTTTTGATCATTATGACTTATTTAATTTAGATCACTTAACCTTAGCAGTAGCTGAGCTTTATAAAAGAAATTTTCCTCTGAAGGTTATAAAAATTGTAGCTTCTCATCATGGAGAATTCTCTCCTACAAAACCAAGTTCAATAGAGGAATATATTGTTCATTATGCTGATGAGTTAGATGCTAAAATAAATGATGCTGCTATAAGGGTTTGTTCTGCAAGAAGTAGAGATTTAGGAATTGATGAGAGTGAAATTTATAAGGTTATAACTCCTTTAAAAGTCTATGAAATCAGAAGTAAAGAAGGTAGGGAAAAATGTATAAAGTTTATAAAAGAGCTATTAAGTTTAGATTTTAACTTTGATGATGAGTAA
- the lonB gene encoding ATP-dependent protease LonB translates to MFSVKFKTTEELPEPSPRLIDQVIGQDEAVRIVLSAVKNKRNVILLGDPGVGKSMIVKAVGEILQDIVDFKPYYVIAKPNLKNMERPIVEVIDGEYKEEKIEIPKVDFKSPNTFYLILVMIAAILLSEYLLRFVPEKYLLAAISITSLIVLIFGFVIILSAIIGSSRSGMGNTYSPADLKPVVLYECKKMPLVRASAYNVTRLLGDVKHCPLGGRPPLGTPPHKRIILGAIHEAHRGILYVDEIKTMPLEVQDYILTALQDKKLPISGRNPNSSGATVETNPIPCDFILIMSGNMDDVYNLRAPLLDRIDYKIVLRNKMDNTLENRNKLLQFIVQEIKNNNLNHLTYEACCEVVRVAQHLAGSKDKLTLRLRLLANILKMANDLAMGKEIEEILGNFDGKDYKPLTGKGKVLIEAKHIREVFERGIYSMEKQVAINYIKNFKRYKLITPNDSPKIGVIYGLAVLGEGGIGDVTKIIVQILDSKNPATHLLNISGDIAKHSITLASALSKKLIANHKLPLPKKDIDLTNKEIYIQFSQSYSKIDGDSATAAVCLAILSALLEIPLKQDFAITGSLDLSGNVLAVGGINEKIEAAKRYGFKRVIIPESNMIDVIEGEGIEIIPVKTLDEIIPLVFEM, encoded by the coding sequence ATGTTTTCAGTAAAATTTAAAACTACAGAAGAACTTCCTGAACCATCTCCAAGATTAATTGATCAAGTTATTGGACAAGATGAGGCTGTAAGGATAGTTTTATCAGCTGTAAAAAATAAAAGAAATGTAATTCTATTAGGCGATCCCGGTGTAGGAAAATCAATGATTGTCAAAGCTGTTGGGGAAATCTTACAAGATATAGTTGATTTTAAACCATACTATGTAATTGCAAAACCAAATTTAAAGAATATGGAGAGGCCAATAGTTGAAGTTATAGATGGAGAATACAAAGAGGAGAAAATAGAAATACCAAAAGTAGATTTTAAATCTCCAAATACTTTCTATTTAATATTGGTAATGATTGCTGCTATTTTATTATCAGAATACCTTTTAAGATTTGTTCCTGAAAAATATTTATTAGCAGCAATATCCATAACTTCTCTAATAGTTTTAATTTTTGGATTTGTTATTATCTTATCAGCAATTATTGGATCATCAAGATCAGGAATGGGAAATACATACAGTCCTGCTGATTTAAAACCTGTAGTTTTATATGAATGTAAAAAAATGCCTCTTGTAAGAGCTTCAGCTTATAATGTGACAAGATTGTTGGGTGATGTAAAACACTGTCCTTTAGGAGGACGACCTCCTTTGGGAACTCCACCACATAAGAGAATAATACTTGGTGCAATACATGAAGCTCATAGGGGAATTTTGTATGTTGATGAAATAAAGACAATGCCATTAGAAGTTCAAGATTATATATTAACTGCTTTACAAGATAAAAAATTACCAATAAGTGGTAGAAATCCAAATTCTAGTGGAGCTACAGTTGAAACAAATCCTATTCCATGTGACTTTATTTTAATTATGTCAGGAAATATGGATGATGTTTATAACTTAAGAGCTCCACTCTTAGATAGGATAGACTATAAAATAGTGTTGAGAAATAAAATGGACAATACATTAGAAAATAGAAATAAGCTCTTACAATTTATAGTTCAAGAGATTAAAAACAATAATTTAAATCATTTAACATATGAAGCTTGTTGTGAAGTTGTTAGAGTAGCACAACACTTAGCAGGTTCAAAAGATAAACTTACTTTGAGGTTAAGGTTATTAGCAAATATATTAAAAATGGCTAATGATTTGGCAATGGGTAAAGAAATTGAAGAGATTTTAGGAAACTTTGATGGTAAAGACTACAAGCCATTAACAGGAAAAGGAAAAGTCTTAATTGAAGCTAAACATATAAGGGAAGTTTTTGAAAGGGGTATATATAGTATGGAGAAACAGGTGGCTATTAACTATATTAAAAACTTCAAGAGATATAAGCTAATAACCCCAAATGACAGTCCAAAGATAGGGGTAATTTATGGATTAGCTGTTTTAGGGGAAGGAGGAATTGGAGATGTAACAAAAATTATTGTGCAAATATTAGATTCAAAAAATCCTGCAACACACCTATTAAACATCTCTGGAGATATAGCTAAACATTCAATAACATTAGCTTCAGCACTTTCTAAGAAACTAATAGCTAATCATAAATTACCTCTACCCAAAAAAGATATAGATCTTACTAACAAAGAGATATATATCCAATTTAGTCAATCATACAGTAAGATAGATGGAGACAGCGCTACAGCGGCAGTGTGTTTGGCTATATTATCAGCATTATTAGAAATTCCTCTAAAACAGGATTTTGCTATTACAGGAAGTTTGGATCTTAGTGGAAATGTTCTAGCAGTTGGAGGAATCAATGAGAAAATAGAAGCTGCTAAGAGATATGGATTTAAGAGAGTTATTATTCCAGAGAGTAACATGATAGATGTTATTGAAGGTGAAGGAATTGAAATAATACCTGTAAAAACTTTAGATGAAATAATTCCATTAGTTTTTGAAATGTGA
- the pdxT gene encoding pyridoxal 5'-phosphate synthase glutaminase subunit PdxT, with translation MIFGVLAIQGAIEEHEEALKKAGYEAKKVRNKEDLKDIDALIIPGGESTTIGKLMKKYGLFESIKNSSLPILGTCAGMVLLSKDSGYKQDLLGLMDITVKRNAYGRQRESFEKEIYFKDIGKIYGVFIRAPVVDKILSDDVEVIAKDDDKIVGVMQDRYMALSFHPELSEDGYKVYKYFVKHCVK, from the coding sequence ATGATATTTGGAGTCTTAGCTATCCAAGGAGCTATAGAAGAGCATGAAGAAGCTTTAAAAAAGGCTGGTTATGAAGCTAAAAAGGTTAGAAATAAAGAAGATTTAAAAGATATAGATGCTCTCATAATCCCTGGAGGAGAGAGCACTACAATTGGAAAACTTATGAAAAAATATGGTTTATTTGAAAGTATAAAAAACTCTTCTCTACCAATATTAGGAACTTGTGCAGGAATGGTGCTGTTATCTAAAGACTCTGGTTATAAGCAAGATCTTTTAGGATTGATGGATATAACTGTTAAAAGAAATGCTTATGGAAGACAGAGAGAAAGTTTTGAAAAAGAGATATATTTCAAGGATATAGGAAAAATCTATGGTGTATTTATTAGAGCCCCTGTAGTTGATAAAATACTCTCAGATGATGTTGAAGTTATAGCTAAGGATGATGATAAAATAGTGGGAGTTATGCAAGATAGATATATGGCACTTTCATTCCATCCTGAGTTATCAGAGGATGGATATAAAGTTTATAAATATTTTGTTAAGCACTGTGTGAAATAA
- a CDS encoding 60S ribosomal export protein NMD3 has product MRGICYRCGAEDELIEGLCPLCYAQEHPLFEIDNIIQIEVCHMCGSYKRKVWQTPKSEDPYEIVEEIVYYAIKDNIKKKGEIELEIIPKISQLPGGKRSKLIIPVEIIAYGKLPKEKEKREYRKEVEVHLNMVQCPRCSRYMSNYYEATLQVRAMNRYLTEKEKEELDKFVREEVYKRLKKDRMAFISKFIPQKEGLDYQLGSIGAARYLAHRIKEKYGGKITESSTLVGVDSTGKELHRLTISVRIPEYRVGDVVKYRDKYYKVSSITEHKVYLKSLDKDDKLGLSWHVAEKETKLEKKWEELSRGTVIATTPNLMVMDDENYEIYEFDKKEGIKEGDKVRLLKKDIVYFVEKEGENGDR; this is encoded by the coding sequence ATGAGAGGAATATGTTATAGATGTGGGGCTGAGGATGAATTAATTGAAGGTTTATGCCCATTATGTTATGCTCAAGAGCATCCTCTATTTGAAATAGATAATATTATACAGATAGAAGTCTGCCACATGTGTGGTTCTTACAAAAGAAAGGTTTGGCAAACTCCAAAAAGTGAGGATCCTTATGAAATAGTAGAAGAGATAGTTTATTATGCAATTAAAGATAATATAAAGAAGAAGGGGGAGATAGAGTTAGAGATAATTCCAAAAATTTCTCAACTTCCAGGAGGTAAAAGAAGTAAGTTGATCATTCCAGTAGAAATTATTGCTTATGGAAAGTTACCAAAGGAAAAGGAAAAGAGAGAATATAGAAAAGAAGTTGAAGTTCATTTAAATATGGTTCAGTGTCCAAGATGTTCAAGATACATGTCAAACTATTATGAAGCAACACTGCAAGTTAGGGCTATGAATAGATATTTAACAGAAAAGGAAAAGGAAGAGCTTGATAAATTTGTTAGGGAGGAAGTTTATAAAAGATTAAAAAAGGATAGGATGGCATTCATATCAAAGTTTATACCACAGAAGGAGGGATTAGATTATCAGCTAGGTTCAATAGGAGCTGCAAGATATTTAGCACATAGAATAAAAGAGAAATATGGAGGTAAAATAACTGAAAGTTCAACACTTGTAGGTGTTGATAGCACAGGAAAAGAATTGCATAGATTAACTATATCTGTTAGAATTCCTGAATATAGAGTGGGAGATGTTGTTAAATATAGAGATAAGTATTATAAAGTTTCTTCAATTACAGAACATAAAGTTTATTTAAAATCTTTAGATAAAGATGATAAATTAGGATTATCTTGGCATGTAGCTGAGAAAGAAACAAAATTGGAGAAAAAATGGGAAGAGCTTAGTAGAGGAACAGTTATAGCTACAACACCAAATTTAATGGTTATGGATGATGAAAATTATGAAATATATGAGTTTGATAAAAAAGAAGGAATAAAAGAGGGAGATAAGGTAAGGTTATTGAAGAAGGATATAGTCTATTTTGTTGAAAAAGAGGGAGAAAATGGAGATAGATAA
- a CDS encoding nucleoside recognition domain-containing protein, with translation MVIVESLLYTIKISSVSIPTVFIFSYLINAGMLDKLSKILHPILRYLNVNPISISSILSCFFSPTVGYSILAEAYRERKIDENVIIATSLANSFPSILSHTLTFFIPIVIPILGFTGLIFILIRIFVSLVKSIIGFIYLTKVKIDFNENVEYKKLNRGECFNLAINRTLKFTKRFVPIMFITLTIVLYLNEIKFFDIIKNLLYPITKFLNLNPNVIVLALSEFINAQSAIILAGEFLKNNILTQKEILIGLIIGNVVTFSTRYVKHSLPLHISLFGVKLGSKIVLINAVITLILDIFIIIILLTI, from the coding sequence ATGGTAATTGTAGAATCTTTACTATATACTATAAAAATTTCTTCCGTATCAATACCAACAGTTTTTATATTTAGCTATCTAATTAATGCAGGCATGTTAGATAAGCTTTCAAAAATACTACATCCCATATTAAGATATTTAAATGTAAACCCTATATCCATATCTTCCATATTATCATGCTTTTTTAGCCCAACTGTTGGATACTCTATATTAGCTGAGGCTTATAGAGAAAGAAAGATTGATGAAAATGTTATTATAGCCACTTCCTTAGCTAACTCATTTCCATCAATTTTATCTCATACATTAACCTTCTTTATACCAATTGTGATTCCAATATTGGGATTTACTGGGTTAATATTTATTTTAATTAGGATATTTGTATCTTTGGTAAAAAGTATAATAGGATTTATATATTTAACTAAAGTAAAAATTGATTTTAATGAAAATGTAGAATATAAAAAATTAAATAGAGGTGAATGTTTTAATTTGGCTATAAATAGAACATTAAAATTTACTAAAAGGTTTGTTCCTATTATGTTTATAACATTAACAATAGTGCTTTATCTTAATGAGATAAAATTTTTTGACATAATTAAAAATCTTCTTTATCCAATAACTAAATTTTTAAATTTAAATCCTAATGTTATTGTCTTGGCCCTGTCAGAATTTATAAATGCACAATCAGCTATAATTTTAGCTGGAGAGTTTTTAAAAAATAATATTCTAACTCAGAAAGAGATTTTAATTGGTTTAATTATTGGAAATGTTGTAACATTTTCTACAAGATATGTTAAACACTCTCTTCCATTACACATCTCATTATTTGGAGTGAAGTTAGGATCAAAGATAGTGTTGATTAATGCTGTAATAACCTTAATATTAGATATATTTATCATTATCATCTTATTAACCATATAA
- a CDS encoding aspartate kinase: protein MVVVMKFGGTSVGDGKKIRKVAEIVRDRKKDDKVVVVVSAMSEVTNALIDISQQALDVRDLEKISDFISFIKDKHYSAIEDAIKDENIKKHVKKIIESRIEELEKVLIGVAYLGELTKRSKDYILSFGERLSAPILAGALNDLGEKSIALEGGEAGIITDNNFGNARVVKLKVKEMLTPLIERDIIPVVTGFIGLSEDGYITTLGRGGSDYSAALIGYGLDASIIEIWTDVSGVYTADPKLVPNARRIPKLSYIEAMELAYFGAKVLHPRTIEPAMEKHIPILVKNTFKPEDEGTLITNNIEYSDRVVKAITTIKDVALINIFGAGMVGVSGTAARIFKALEDVNVILISQGSSETNISIVVSKEDADRAVKSLKNEFGVFYKKSFLNNSVIRGVDVDKDVSVVSVVGAGMRGAKGIAGKIFTTVAESGANIKMIAQGSSEVNISFVIDKKDLINCVRKLHEKFIEAQ, encoded by the coding sequence ATGGTTGTAGTGATGAAGTTTGGTGGAACATCTGTTGGAGATGGAAAGAAAATAAGAAAAGTGGCTGAGATTGTAAGAGATAGAAAAAAAGATGATAAGGTTGTTGTGGTAGTTTCAGCTATGAGTGAAGTTACAAATGCTTTAATTGATATCTCACAGCAAGCATTGGATGTTAGAGATTTAGAAAAAATTAGTGATTTTATTAGTTTTATTAAAGATAAACACTATTCTGCTATTGAAGATGCTATAAAAGATGAAAATATAAAAAAACATGTGAAAAAGATTATAGAAAGTAGAATAGAAGAGTTAGAAAAAGTTTTAATTGGTGTGGCATATTTAGGAGAATTAACAAAGAGGTCTAAAGATTATATACTTTCATTTGGGGAAAGATTATCAGCTCCTATATTAGCAGGGGCTTTAAATGATTTAGGAGAAAAGAGTATTGCATTAGAGGGAGGAGAGGCTGGAATAATAACAGATAATAACTTTGGTAATGCAAGAGTAGTAAAATTAAAAGTAAAAGAAATGCTTACACCTTTAATAGAAAGAGATATAATTCCTGTAGTTACAGGATTTATAGGATTGTCAGAGGATGGGTATATAACAACTCTTGGTAGAGGAGGTAGTGATTACTCAGCTGCATTAATTGGTTATGGCTTAGATGCTAGCATAATTGAGATATGGACAGATGTTTCAGGAGTTTATACTGCTGATCCAAAATTGGTTCCAAATGCTAGAAGAATACCTAAGTTAAGTTATATAGAAGCCATGGAATTAGCTTATTTTGGAGCAAAAGTTTTACATCCAAGAACTATAGAACCTGCCATGGAAAAGCATATCCCTATATTGGTTAAAAACACTTTCAAACCAGAAGATGAAGGAACATTAATAACAAATAATATAGAATATTCTGATAGAGTTGTTAAGGCTATAACTACTATAAAAGATGTAGCTTTAATAAATATCTTTGGAGCAGGGATGGTAGGAGTTAGTGGAACAGCAGCAAGAATATTTAAAGCTTTAGAAGATGTTAATGTTATCCTAATAAGTCAAGGATCTTCTGAAACAAATATATCAATAGTGGTTAGTAAAGAAGATGCTGATAGAGCAGTTAAATCTTTAAAGAATGAATTTGGAGTTTTCTATAAAAAGAGCTTTTTAAATAATAGTGTTATAAGAGGGGTTGATGTTGATAAAGATGTTTCAGTAGTGTCTGTCGTAGGAGCAGGAATGAGAGGTGCTAAAGGAATAGCAGGGAAGATCTTCACAACAGTAGCTGAGAGTGGAGCAAATATAAAGATGATAGCTCAAGGTTCTTCAGAAGTAAATATCTCTTTTGTTATTGATAAAAAAGATCTTATAAACTGTGTTAGGAAGCTACATGAAAAGTTTATAGAAGCTCAATAA